In a single window of the Halobaculum lipolyticum genome:
- a CDS encoding 30S ribosomal protein S6e, which produces MAEFKIVVGDDAGDTRQFDVDGQDANRFLGREIGEEVDGTAVGADGADLTITGGSDKAGRPMREDVPGGDLKELLLEGGVGYKPSRDGERKRVTVRGRQVTEETVQINARVGGSIAEALGETEDDDDEAEAEADDDEDDEE; this is translated from the coding sequence ATGGCCGAATTCAAGATCGTCGTGGGCGACGACGCCGGCGACACGCGGCAGTTCGACGTGGACGGGCAGGACGCGAACCGATTCCTCGGACGCGAGATCGGCGAGGAGGTCGACGGGACGGCCGTCGGCGCCGACGGCGCCGACCTGACGATCACCGGCGGCTCGGACAAGGCCGGGCGCCCGATGCGCGAGGACGTCCCCGGCGGCGACCTGAAGGAACTGCTGCTGGAGGGCGGCGTCGGCTACAAGCCCTCCCGCGACGGCGAGCGCAAGCGCGTCACCGTCCGCGGCCGGCAGGTCACCGAGGAGACCGTCCAGATCAACGCCCGCGTCGGCGGCTCCATCGCCGAGGCGCTCGGCGAGACCGAGGACGACGACGACGAGGCGGAGGCCGAGGCGGACGACGACGAAGACGACGAGGAGTAA
- a CDS encoding DUF7112 family protein, which translates to MSDRLASDAAEVATFRARLARSGGTRLPCLRIPDDADLAAGDEIRLVLDGAQRHATVTSDAKGLLVRGAYDNRRLMREAATGEGENRLVEWTREHGRAPDDAVDLDEVDPGYLYGLRVPGERAVYTVTKRANSGLQDIADSLYDDS; encoded by the coding sequence GTGAGCGACAGACTCGCCAGCGACGCCGCCGAGGTCGCGACGTTCCGGGCGCGCCTCGCGCGCTCGGGCGGCACCAGACTCCCCTGTCTGCGGATCCCCGACGACGCCGACCTCGCCGCCGGCGACGAGATCCGGCTCGTCCTCGACGGCGCCCAGCGCCACGCGACGGTGACCAGCGACGCGAAGGGCCTGCTCGTGCGCGGCGCCTACGACAACCGCCGGCTCATGCGCGAGGCGGCCACCGGCGAGGGAGAGAACCGCCTCGTCGAGTGGACGCGCGAGCACGGCCGCGCCCCCGACGACGCCGTCGACCTCGACGAGGTCGACCCGGGCTACCTGTACGGGCTGCGCGTCCCCGGCGAGCGCGCGGTGTACACGGTGACGAAGCGCGCCAACAGCGGACTGCAGGACATCGCCGAC